Proteins co-encoded in one Colletes latitarsis isolate SP2378_abdomen chromosome 13, iyColLati1, whole genome shotgun sequence genomic window:
- the Svip gene encoding small VCP interacting protein, which yields MGNICTSCFKQSSSYEDVTPDVEVRRMKQIEAAERRLAQQQSRGIKNMDAVRRQEMLDQQRDKRMEEASSINVQPTLKWQV from the exons ATGGGAAACATTTGCACTTCCTGTTTCAAACAGTCATCGTCATACGAAGACGTAACACCAGACGTG GAAGTGAGGAGAATGAAGCAGATAGAAGCCGCAGAGAGGAGGCTCGCGCAGCAACAAAGTCGAGGCATTAAAAATATGGACGCTGTTAGGAGGCAAGAAATGTTGGACCAACAGCGTGACAAACGCATGGAAGAAGCTAGTAGTATAAACGTACAACCTACGTTGAAG TGGCAAGTTTAA